The Winogradskyella schleiferi genome contains the following window.
AGATTTAGGCATCATCGGAAATTTCTATTACGGAAATGGACAAGCCAATGGTGATTCACCAAGACTAATAAAACGCTTTGGTGGTGATATTAGAATGATTTATAATAAATGGAAATTTCAATACACACAGAAAATCAATGATTGGGGACCTTTTGATTATCATAGAGATTTTAACTTAACGTTTCCAGTACAGTTAATGTTGGATGTTTCTACATCTTTAGGAAAGCCAGATTGGTTCATCTTACCAAGTACAGTAATTGGAATTAGAGGAACTTGGCGTTCCCTTGATGCTAATTCTCCAAGGTATGCTCCTTTAGCAGCAGAAGAATTTGAAGTAGCACCTATAAGTCCTGTCGGATTTCCTGATGGTTCTGAGTGGGAGATTAGAACCTACATACATATAAATATAGGAAAATAAAAAAATAAAAATGAAAAATAAAAGATTAATTAAAATTAGAAGAGCTTTAGTTTTAGGGTTGGTTTTAACCCTAACGCTAGGATGTGAAAGAGACCTTACAGATGATGCTGTCCCAGCAACATTTCCAAGGGTAGGAGAAATATTTACTGATAATTTCGTAAGTATGGGGAGCGATTTTTACCTTCCTTTTGCAGGTTCAAAACTTGATGCGTTCTCAGTAGACAATGATGAAGGCTATGAGAGTTCAGCATCGTATCGAATTGATGTGCCAAATGCAAATGATCCCACAGGTAATTATGCTGGTGCTATATTAAGGGTAGATGGAGCAGGAAGAGACTTATCTGGCTTTGATGCACTTACTTTTTGGGCTAAAGCATCTCAAGGCGTTAGTTTAGATGCGGTTGGTTTTGGTCAAGACTTTATAGATAATCAATATCTAGTTACTGCCAATAATTTTAGCATTGGAACCAATTGGGCAAAATATACAATTCCAATTCCAGATGCTTCTAAACTAAACGAGGAGCGCGGAGTTTTTTGGTATTCTACTGGTACACAAGCTACTAATGGTTTGGGCTATATCGTATGGTTTGACGATATCAAATTCGAAAAGTTAGGTACGGTAGCACAGCCAAGACCTGCAATTTCAAATGGCAATGATTTGGTGGTGGATACTTTCACCAGTGTAAGTATACCTTTAACAGGTTTGACTCAAACCTTTAATTTAGCATCTGGCATAGACCGCACTGTAGCAGCTGCGCCAAGCTATTTTGATTTTACGTCTTCTGATCCAAGTGTAGCGTCAGTTGATGAGTCTGGTGTAGTAACTGTCAATTCTGCTGGAACATCAATTATCACGGCTACTTTAGGAGGTATGGATGCAGAAGGCTCTTTGACTATAAATTCGTTGGGTGATTTTGATTTGGCTCCAACTCCTACGAGAGACCCGAGTAATGTAACTTCAATTTACAGTGACTACTATGATAGTGTTCCTGTTGATTTTTTCAATGGATTTTGGGAACCTTTTCAAACCACATTATCGGCGGATTTTAACGTAAATGGAGATAACATTTTAAACTATACAAACTTTAATTTTGTAGGAAATCAGTTTGCTAATCCTACGGTCGATGCAACAGAAAAAAACAATCTACACATAGATATGTACATTCCAGGTAGTGTACCTGCAAATTTTGACTTTTTAATTTCAGTCGTAAATTTTGGTCCTGATCAAGTTGATGGCGGTGGCGATGATACGAGACAACAAATTTTCGTCAATTCCTCTCAAGTTGTAGCAAATACATGGATGTCATTTGATTTTCCTTTAACCTTGGCTAATAGAGATAACATCGGATTAATTATATATGAAAACATTAACGGTTCGTCATTGAGTAATTTCTACTTAGATAATATATATTTCTTCGGAATTCCTGTTTCTCCTACAGATGCTCCAGAAGCGCCAACTGAAGATGAAGTAGCCAACAATGTAATTTCAGTTTTTAGTGACTCCTATACTGATGTGGCTAACGATGGACTTAATAATTTTGATAGTGGTTCTGTCCTAGCTGTACAAAACATAGCATCTAACGATGTTTTAAAATATAGCAATCTTAATTTTACAGGCTTAGAATTTCTTGGGCCAAATATTATTGATGCCTCGGCCACAACAACATTACATCTAGACCTATGGTCTCCTGATGCAAATGAATTTAAAATTAAGTTAGTCGATTTTGGAGCGGATGGTGCTTTTGGCGGAGGTGATGATACCGAACACGAAATTAATTTGGGTGCTACTGCAACAAATCAATGGGTTGCTTATGATATTGAATTATCTGATTTCATAGGACTTGCCAGTACTCAAAATCTAGCACAAATTATCTTCGTTAATGCACCTACGGGAACACTGTTTATAGATAACCTATACTTTTATAATTAAATCATTAATCAGAAGAATAGAAAATACTATGAATCAGATAAATAAAAATAAAATGGAATCAAGAACAAAAAAAGAGAACTTATCTATATCAATGAAGTCTAAATTATCATTATCAATATGTTTCCTTTTAGCAATGTCTCTTTTAGTGCTGTATGGTTGCTCAACAGATGAAAAACAGACGGTAACAAATTTTACTAATTTAACTATGGCAGACGAATTTAATTCGCCTGGTGCACCAGATCCTACAATTTGGGGTTACAATATAGGAAATGGTAATAACGGTTGGGGAAATAATGAATTACAATATTATACAGATCGTTCGGAGAATATTGTAGTAGAAGACGGTTTACTTAAATTTACAGTACGTCAAGAATCTTATGAAGGTTCTAATTATACTTCCGCAAGACTACTTACCAAAGGTAAATTTGAACAACAATATGGGCGTTTTGAGGCCAGAATTAAATTGCCTTGGGGTCAAGGATTATGGCCAGCATTTTGGATGTTAGGAGATGATAATAATGGTACCGAAGTTTGGCCTCAAATTGGTGAAATTGATATTATGGAAAATCGTGGTCAAGAACCTACTATCATTGGTGGAGCGGTGCATGGACCTGGATACTCTGGAGGTACAGCTATAGCAAAACCATATGAATTAATGAATGATCGTTTCGATACTGGGTTTCATATTTTTGGTATAGAATGGGGTGAGAACTATATAAACTATTATGTTGATGACGTATTGTATAATCAAATTACGCCAGACGATGTACCAGGCGAATGGGTTTTTAATGATTCTTTTTATATCATTATGAATGTTGCAGTAGGAGGGTCTTATGTAGGATCACCCAATTCCTCTACAGTGTTCCCTCAAGAAATGTTGGTAGATTATGTAAGAGTTTATTCAGCGGATTAATTAGAAAATTTTATCAAAAGGCTGAGAGTTTTATCTCGGTCTTTTAAATTGTTAAATCAGATTACACAAAATCAACAAAGCTTATACTTTTGAAAAATACAACATTAGATAGAGTCATAAAATTAGAACAGGTAACTATAGATAACGAAACATATTTCAAGATTAGAAATAGCGATAAAATGCGTCCATTTTTTATGAGTATCGTAAGTGATTCTAACCATTGGATGTTCATTTCCAGTAATGGTGGATTATCAGCAGGACGTAAAAATTCTGAATTTGCTTTATTTCCTTACTATACAGATGATAAAATTACCGAGTCTGCAGATATTACTGGGAATAAATCAATTTTCCATGTACGTAAAAACAATCAAAAAATTATTTGGGAACCATTGTCTATTAGGCCTTTAGGAGGCTTTAAAATCACTCAAAATCTGTATAAAAATAGGTTCGGTAATAAGATTATATTCGAAGAGATCAATCACGATTTAGAATTAACATTTAGATATCAATGGAGTTCTAGTAATACATATGGTTTTGTAAAGACGTCAACGTTAATTAATTCTTCAAAAGAGCCTGTCTATATAACACTTTTAGATGGTATTCAAAATATTGTACCTGCTGGTATTGGTAGCTATATTCAAAATCAATCGAGTAATTTAGTAGATGCCTACAAGCGTAATGAATTAGAGAAATCTTCTGGGATTGGAATCTACGCGCTTAGCGCCACGCTTGTAGATAAAGCTGAAGCAAGTGAAGCATTAAAAGCAAATGTTGTATGGTCTTTAGGCTTAGAGCATCCCAAATATTTAGTGTCTTCTTTGCAATTAAATAACTTTAGGTCAGGTGAAGGTATTAGTCAAGAAGTAGATGTAAAAGCAGAAAAAGGCGCTTATTTTATTTCAACGGAAATAGAATTGTCTTCAAATACATCTAAGGAATGGATGCTTGTTTCAAATGTGAATCAAAACCATTCTGATATCGCTTTATTATCAAAGCAAATAAGGGAAGATAAATCCTTAGCGAAAAAAGTTAATGAAGATGTAAATAAAGGAACGGTAAACCTTATCGAATTAAATGCTGCCTCAGATGCAATTCAACTTACAGGAGATACTTTAAGAGATACACGTCATTTTGCTAATACATTATTTAATATAATGCGCGGTGGGATTTTTGACGATAATTATAATATTGAAAAATGGGATTTTAGCAATTATCTCGAAAATGCAAATAAGAAAGTAGCCAGAACATCAGAACCTGTTTTAGCGAAACTTCCAGAGGTATTTTCTTTATCGGACATACAAAAAATAGCATACAACAGTGAAGACAAAAACTTTAGACGTCTTTGCTTGGAATATATGCCTTTAAAATTTAGTCGTCGTCATGGAGATCCAAGTCGACCTTGGAATAAATTCTCAATTAATACCAGAAGTGAAATAGATGGATCTAAAATTTTAGACTATGAAGGCAATTGGAGAGATATCTTTCAAAACTGGGAAGCTTTAGCGCATTCATATCCTGAGTTTATAGAAAGTATGATTCATAAGTTCTTAAACGCAACAACTTTTGATGGCTATAATCCTTACAGAGTAACAAAAGATGGTTTTGATTGGGAAACTATTGAGCCAGACGATCCATGGTCTTACATAGGATATTGGGGAGATCATCAAATAATTTATTTGCTAAAATTTTTAGAGTTTATTCAAAATCATCAACCAGGTAAATTAGAAAGTTTCTTTGAAAAAGACTTATTTGTTTATGCAAATGTGCCATACAAAATAAAGCCATACCAAGATTTGCTTAAAAATCCTAAAGACACTATTGTTTTTGATGACGCTTTAGATCATAAAATTAATGAAGAGCGTGAACAATTAGGAGCAGATGGCGCATTACTTAGGGATGAAAATAGATTCATTATTAAAGCAAATTTTGTAGAAAAAATATTAGTAACGACAATGGCAAAACTTTCCAACTTCATACCTGAAGGCGGAATTTGGATGAACACGCAACGCCCAGAGTGGAATGACGCAAACAATGCTTTAGTTGGTAATGGCGTGTCAATGGTAACACTTTACTATTTGCGACGATTTTTTGATTTCTTCGAAGAGTTACTAGCGTCAACCACTATTAATGAGGTAGAAATTTCAAATGAAATATTTGACTTCTTTAATAGAATATTAGAAACATTTGAAATTAACAAAAACTTATTGTCAGCATCAATTAATGATACTGATAAAAGAATAATATTGGATAGCTTAGGAAAAGCTGGTAGTGCTTATAGAACTCATATTTACGACCATGCTTTTTCAGGAAGAAAATCAAGTCTTTCCATTTCTAAGCTGAAAGATTTTGTAAGTATTAGCAAATCCTTCTTGGAACATTCTATTAGAGCAAACAAACGCTCAGATAATTTATACCATGCATATAATTTAGTAACGGTAAATGAGAATTCAGTTTCAATTTCATATTTAAGTGAAATGCTAGAAGGCCAAGTTGCTGTTTTAAGTTCGGGATTTTTGAATGCTAAAGAAACGCTAGAAGTATTAGACGCATTAAAGCAAAGTAAACTATTTAGAGAGGATCAGTATAGCTATATACTTTATCCTAATAAAGAACTGAAAGGCTTTTTAGATAGAAATACCATTCCTAAAGAGGCAGTAGATTCATCGAAATTAATGCAAGAATTAGTAAAAGACGGTAATACTCAAATCCTTGAAAAGGATGTTAATGGAGACTACCATTTTAATGGAAATTTTAAAAATGCAAGTGATGTCTCTGCAGCTTTAAAAAATCTTTCTGAATCGAAATATCAGTC
Protein-coding sequences here:
- a CDS encoding Ig-like domain-containing protein, with protein sequence MKNKRLIKIRRALVLGLVLTLTLGCERDLTDDAVPATFPRVGEIFTDNFVSMGSDFYLPFAGSKLDAFSVDNDEGYESSASYRIDVPNANDPTGNYAGAILRVDGAGRDLSGFDALTFWAKASQGVSLDAVGFGQDFIDNQYLVTANNFSIGTNWAKYTIPIPDASKLNEERGVFWYSTGTQATNGLGYIVWFDDIKFEKLGTVAQPRPAISNGNDLVVDTFTSVSIPLTGLTQTFNLASGIDRTVAAAPSYFDFTSSDPSVASVDESGVVTVNSAGTSIITATLGGMDAEGSLTINSLGDFDLAPTPTRDPSNVTSIYSDYYDSVPVDFFNGFWEPFQTTLSADFNVNGDNILNYTNFNFVGNQFANPTVDATEKNNLHIDMYIPGSVPANFDFLISVVNFGPDQVDGGGDDTRQQIFVNSSQVVANTWMSFDFPLTLANRDNIGLIIYENINGSSLSNFYLDNIYFFGIPVSPTDAPEAPTEDEVANNVISVFSDSYTDVANDGLNNFDSGSVLAVQNIASNDVLKYSNLNFTGLEFLGPNIIDASATTTLHLDLWSPDANEFKIKLVDFGADGAFGGGDDTEHEINLGATATNQWVAYDIELSDFIGLASTQNLAQIIFVNAPTGTLFIDNLYFYN
- a CDS encoding glycoside hydrolase family 16 protein, with amino-acid sequence MESRTKKENLSISMKSKLSLSICFLLAMSLLVLYGCSTDEKQTVTNFTNLTMADEFNSPGAPDPTIWGYNIGNGNNGWGNNELQYYTDRSENIVVEDGLLKFTVRQESYEGSNYTSARLLTKGKFEQQYGRFEARIKLPWGQGLWPAFWMLGDDNNGTEVWPQIGEIDIMENRGQEPTIIGGAVHGPGYSGGTAIAKPYELMNDRFDTGFHIFGIEWGENYINYYVDDVLYNQITPDDVPGEWVFNDSFYIIMNVAVGGSYVGSPNSSTVFPQEMLVDYVRVYSAD